From the Clavibacter phaseoli genome, one window contains:
- a CDS encoding ABC transporter permease, giving the protein MFGTYLRRELTQRRKQTVIIAIGMALAIALVIVVDSVSGGVKAAQSQVLASVYGVGTDITVTQAAEAPAAGTGPGQDFQFGANDGTTSDGTTDVSTARLIAGRGTATFDQAAVDTVSGLDGVSAAAGTLTLTNTSFSGRIPGQDSTGGTGTDAGTGTGTAPGAGMAPPTGGADGAGGSAFSVDSFGVTGLDPAADAVGPLTATTLVDGRTFTADDAGSDVVVLDRTYATATDLAVGGTLAIAGTDFQIIGIVAPTGSDAETASNTYIPLDVAQSLAGLDGQISTVSVTAASSTDIPAVKSAIEGALPDATVSTQEDLASSVSGSLSTASSLVASLGTWLSLLVLAAAFVIAILLTVSGVSRRTREFGTLKAIGWSDRRIVRQVAGESLVQGLIGGALGVVVGLGAVLVVNVIAPTLSAGSSAATAGPGGMPGGAGGGTGGGFGGPQVAAATTDVVLQAPVTVSVILVAVGLSVLGGLLAGGVGGWRASRLRPAEALRSIA; this is encoded by the coding sequence ATGTTCGGAACGTATCTCCGGCGCGAGCTGACGCAGCGCCGCAAGCAGACGGTCATCATCGCGATCGGGATGGCGCTCGCCATCGCGCTCGTCATCGTCGTCGACAGCGTGTCGGGCGGCGTCAAGGCCGCGCAGTCGCAGGTGCTCGCGTCGGTCTACGGCGTCGGCACCGACATCACCGTGACGCAGGCGGCCGAGGCGCCCGCCGCGGGCACCGGGCCCGGGCAGGACTTCCAGTTCGGCGCGAACGACGGCACCACGTCCGACGGCACGACCGACGTCAGCACCGCGCGCCTCATCGCCGGACGCGGCACCGCGACCTTCGACCAGGCCGCGGTCGACACGGTCTCCGGCCTCGACGGCGTCTCCGCCGCGGCGGGCACGCTCACCCTCACGAACACGTCGTTCAGCGGGCGGATCCCCGGCCAGGACAGCACCGGCGGCACGGGCACCGACGCCGGGACCGGCACCGGCACCGCGCCCGGCGCCGGCATGGCCCCGCCCACCGGCGGCGCCGACGGCGCGGGCGGCAGCGCGTTCTCCGTCGACTCGTTCGGCGTGACGGGCCTCGATCCCGCCGCGGACGCCGTGGGCCCGCTCACCGCGACGACCCTCGTGGACGGGCGCACCTTCACGGCGGACGACGCCGGATCCGACGTGGTCGTGCTCGACCGGACCTACGCGACCGCGACCGACCTCGCCGTCGGCGGCACGCTCGCGATCGCGGGCACGGACTTCCAGATCATCGGGATCGTCGCGCCCACCGGATCCGACGCCGAGACCGCCTCCAACACCTACATCCCGCTCGACGTCGCGCAGTCGCTCGCCGGCCTCGACGGGCAGATCTCCACCGTCTCGGTGACGGCCGCCTCCTCCACCGACATCCCCGCCGTGAAGTCCGCGATCGAGGGCGCGCTGCCCGACGCGACCGTCAGCACGCAGGAGGACCTCGCGTCCAGCGTCTCCGGATCCCTCTCCACCGCGTCCTCGCTCGTCGCGAGCCTCGGCACCTGGCTCTCGCTCCTCGTGCTGGCGGCGGCGTTCGTGATCGCGATCCTGCTCACCGTCTCCGGCGTCTCGCGCCGCACCCGCGAGTTCGGCACGCTCAAGGCCATCGGCTGGAGCGACCGGCGCATCGTGCGGCAGGTCGCGGGCGAGTCGCTCGTGCAGGGCCTCATCGGCGGCGCGCTCGGCGTGGTCGTCGGGCTCGGGGCGGTGCTCGTCGTGAACGTCATCGCGCCGACGCTCTCCGCGGGATCCTCGGCCGCCACCGCGGGACCCGGCGGCATGCCCGGCGGTGCGGGCGGCGGCACGGGCGGCGGGTTCGGCGGCCCCCAGGTCGCCGCGGCCACGACCGACGTCGTGCTGCAGGCGCCCGTCACGGTGTCGGTGATCCTCGTCGCCGTCGGCCTGTCCGTGCTCGGCGGCCTCCTCGCCGGCGGCGTCGGCGGATGGCGCGCCTCCCGGCTCCGCCCCGCCGAGGCGCTCCGCTCCATCGCCTGA
- a CDS encoding response regulator transcription factor — MMDPVTTATPSGFQPAAAPQPRLTRADGSPIRVLVVDDEASLTDLLQMALRYEGWQIRTAENGHQALAAAREFKPDAVVLDIMLPDLDGLQVLSRLRADAEDIPVLFLTAKDSLDDRLAGLTAGGDDYVTKPFSLEEVVARLRGLIRRSTLVVSDSVDPVIRVGDLTLDEDSHEVARAGDPIELTATEFELLRYLMRNPRRVLSKLQILDRVWSYDFGGKSSVVEIYISYLRRKIDAGRNPMIHTVRGSGYMLKAAE; from the coding sequence ATGATGGATCCCGTGACCACCGCAACGCCTTCCGGCTTCCAGCCCGCCGCCGCCCCGCAGCCCCGCCTCACCCGCGCCGACGGGTCGCCCATCCGGGTGCTCGTCGTCGACGACGAGGCGTCCCTCACCGACCTGCTCCAGATGGCGCTCCGCTACGAGGGCTGGCAGATCCGCACGGCCGAGAACGGGCACCAGGCGCTCGCCGCCGCGCGCGAGTTCAAGCCCGACGCCGTCGTGCTCGACATCATGCTGCCGGACCTCGACGGCCTCCAGGTGCTGTCGCGGCTGCGCGCCGACGCCGAGGACATCCCCGTGCTCTTCCTCACCGCGAAGGACTCCCTCGACGACCGCCTCGCCGGCCTCACCGCGGGCGGCGACGACTACGTGACCAAGCCGTTCAGCCTGGAGGAGGTCGTGGCCCGGCTGCGCGGCCTCATCCGCCGTTCGACGCTCGTGGTGAGCGACAGCGTCGACCCGGTGATCCGCGTCGGCGACCTCACCCTCGACGAGGACAGCCACGAGGTCGCGCGCGCCGGCGACCCGATCGAGCTCACCGCGACCGAGTTCGAGCTGCTGCGCTACCTGATGCGCAACCCGCGCCGCGTGCTGAGCAAGCTGCAGATCCTCGACCGGGTCTGGAGCTACGACTTCGGCGGCAAGTCGAGCGTCGTCGAGATCTACATCTCCTACCTGCGCCGGAAGATCGACGCCGGCCGGAACCCCATGATCCACACCGTGCGCGGCAGCGGCTACATGCTCAAGGCCGCGGAGTGA
- a CDS encoding ABC transporter ATP-binding protein, producing the protein MYTLQDVRKTYRQGTTDVTALEGVTLEIPDGQLVAIQGPTGGGKSTLLQMLGALDRPTSGTVTLGGDDLSTAGDRRLAEVRATQIGFVFQGFNLIPTLSARENVETALEPLRVATPERRARATAALELVGLGDRADHLPSQLSGGQQQRVAIARALVKEPTVLLADEPTGNLDEETRDEIMDLLEGLWRDRGLTLVLVTHDSAVARRAERRLHIARGRVTEVQAATLLSR; encoded by the coding sequence ATGTACACGCTCCAGGACGTCCGCAAGACCTACCGCCAGGGCACGACCGACGTCACCGCCCTCGAGGGCGTCACCCTCGAGATCCCCGACGGCCAGCTCGTCGCCATCCAGGGCCCGACGGGCGGCGGCAAGTCGACGCTGCTCCAGATGCTCGGCGCGCTCGACCGCCCCACCTCCGGCACCGTGACCCTCGGCGGCGACGACCTGTCGACCGCGGGCGACCGCCGGCTGGCGGAGGTGCGGGCCACGCAGATCGGGTTCGTGTTCCAGGGCTTCAACCTGATCCCCACCCTCAGCGCCCGCGAGAACGTCGAGACCGCGCTCGAGCCGCTCCGCGTCGCGACCCCCGAGCGGCGAGCGCGCGCGACCGCCGCGCTCGAGCTCGTGGGGCTCGGCGACCGGGCCGACCACCTCCCGTCGCAGCTCTCGGGCGGCCAGCAGCAGCGCGTCGCGATCGCCCGCGCGCTCGTGAAGGAGCCGACCGTGCTCCTCGCCGACGAGCCCACGGGCAACCTCGACGAGGAGACGCGCGACGAGATCATGGACCTGCTCGAGGGGCTCTGGCGGGATCGCGGGCTCACGCTCGTGCTCGTCACGCACGACTCCGCGGTGGCCCGGCGCGCGGAGCGGCGGCTGCACATCGCGCGCGGCCGCGTCACCGAGGTGCAGGCGGCGACGCTCCTGTCGCGCTGA
- a CDS encoding amino-acid N-acetyltransferase, whose translation MSAEPVVVESAEPAGGVTVRRARTGDVPRIQQLVEPLVMEGILLGKDLVVLYENVQEFRVAVDASGEVVGCGALHVMWEDLGEIRTLAAAPHTRGTGVGHALLARLEDDARELGLSRLFCLTFEVGFFSRHGYHEVAESIIAQEIYYEMLRSHDEGIAEFLDLSRVKPNTLGNTRMLKAL comes from the coding sequence GTGAGCGCAGAGCCAGTCGTCGTCGAGTCCGCGGAGCCCGCAGGCGGCGTCACCGTGCGACGCGCGCGCACCGGCGACGTGCCCCGCATCCAGCAGCTCGTCGAGCCGCTCGTGATGGAGGGGATCCTCCTCGGCAAGGACCTCGTGGTGCTCTACGAGAACGTGCAGGAGTTCCGGGTCGCGGTCGACGCGTCCGGCGAGGTCGTCGGCTGCGGCGCGCTGCACGTGATGTGGGAGGACCTCGGCGAGATCCGCACCCTCGCGGCCGCCCCGCACACGCGCGGCACCGGCGTCGGCCACGCGCTGCTCGCGCGCCTCGAGGACGACGCCCGCGAGCTCGGCCTCAGCCGCCTGTTCTGCCTGACCTTCGAGGTCGGCTTCTTCTCGCGCCACGGCTACCACGAGGTCGCGGAGTCGATCATCGCGCAGGAGATCTACTACGAGATGCTCCGCTCGCACGACGAGGGCATCGCCGAGTTCCTCGACCTCTCGCGCGTGAAGCCGAACACCCTCGGCAACACGCGCATGCTCAAGGCGCTCTGA
- a CDS encoding ArsR/SmtB family transcription factor → MTYPPAGFEQAADLFKVLSSSARLGLLGLLAARRMTVSELVEESGLSQPLVSQHLRVLRSSGLVTVERDGRVAHYEVADTHVTHVVDDAVAHVREHAAGPVDAR, encoded by the coding sequence ATGACCTACCCACCCGCCGGCTTCGAGCAGGCAGCCGACCTCTTCAAGGTGCTGTCGTCCTCCGCGCGCCTCGGCCTGCTGGGTCTCCTCGCGGCGCGGCGGATGACCGTCTCCGAGCTCGTCGAGGAGTCGGGGCTCTCGCAGCCGCTCGTCTCGCAGCACCTGCGCGTGCTGCGGTCGTCCGGGCTCGTGACCGTGGAGCGCGACGGGCGCGTCGCCCACTACGAGGTGGCGGACACGCACGTGACCCACGTGGTGGACGACGCCGTGGCGCACGTGCGGGAGCACGCGGCCGGCCCCGTCGACGCGCGCTGA
- a CDS encoding zinc transporter permease produces MTDTTETHAEHTVADHQHGADCGHETVTHEDHVDYVHDGHKHAEHGDHYDEH; encoded by the coding sequence ATGACCGACACCACCGAGACCCACGCCGAGCACACCGTCGCCGACCACCAGCACGGCGCCGACTGCGGTCACGAGACCGTCACGCACGAGGACCACGTGGACTACGTCCACGACGGCCACAAGCACGCCGAGCACGGCGACCACTACGACGAGCACTGA
- a CDS encoding sugar phosphate isomerase/epimerase family protein, translating to MPQITTPVALFTGQWADLPLEEVARLASGWGFDALEIACSAEHLDVWRAAEDPAYLRGRLEILERHGLQVSALSQHLTGQAVCDDPIDFRHQAILRSKVWGDGQAEGVRQRAAEELKLTAKAAAGLGVTRVTGFTGSRIWPYVAMFPPVPASVIDAGYQDFADRWNPIIDVFDDEGVRYALEVHPSEIAYDYWTTRRTLEAIGHRPGFGLNWDPSHMMWQDIDPVGFLLDFADRIYHVHAKDTKVSTSNGRGGRLGSHLGWGDPRRGWDFVSVGHGDVPFERAFRALRSIGYDGPVSVEWEDAGMDRMHGAPDALAQVRSLLWPTPDSLFDSAFANNRDDGPGDGPTGSAA from the coding sequence CTCGCGAGCGGCTGGGGCTTCGACGCCCTCGAGATCGCCTGCTCCGCCGAGCACCTCGACGTGTGGCGCGCGGCCGAGGACCCGGCCTACCTCCGCGGCCGCCTCGAGATCCTCGAGCGCCACGGCCTCCAGGTCTCCGCGCTCTCGCAGCACCTCACCGGCCAGGCCGTGTGCGACGACCCCATCGACTTCCGGCACCAGGCGATCCTGCGCTCCAAGGTGTGGGGCGACGGCCAGGCCGAGGGCGTGCGGCAGCGCGCGGCGGAGGAGCTGAAGCTCACGGCGAAGGCGGCCGCGGGGCTCGGGGTCACGCGCGTGACGGGCTTCACCGGATCCCGCATCTGGCCGTACGTCGCGATGTTCCCGCCCGTGCCCGCGTCGGTCATCGACGCCGGCTACCAGGACTTCGCCGACCGCTGGAACCCGATCATCGACGTGTTCGACGACGAGGGCGTGCGGTACGCGCTCGAGGTGCACCCGAGCGAGATCGCCTACGACTACTGGACCACCCGCCGCACGCTCGAGGCCATCGGGCACCGCCCGGGCTTCGGCCTCAACTGGGACCCGAGCCACATGATGTGGCAGGACATCGATCCCGTCGGCTTCCTCCTCGACTTCGCCGACCGGATCTACCACGTGCACGCGAAGGACACGAAGGTGAGCACGTCGAACGGCCGCGGCGGCCGCCTCGGCTCCCACCTCGGCTGGGGCGACCCGCGCCGCGGCTGGGACTTCGTCTCGGTCGGCCACGGCGACGTGCCCTTCGAGCGCGCCTTCCGGGCGCTCCGCAGCATCGGCTACGACGGTCCGGTGTCGGTGGAGTGGGAGGATGCGGGGATGGATCGCATGCACGGAGCCCCCGACGCCCTCGCGCAGGTGCGCTCCCTCCTCTGGCCGACGCCCGACAGCCTCTTCGACTCCGCGTTCGCGAACAACCGCGACGACGGGCCCGGCGACGGCCCCACCGGATCGGCCGCGTGA
- a CDS encoding TerC family protein — protein MNITTTTWLITIAVTIAFFVYEFFTHVRKPHEPTIGESARWSAFYIGLALIFGVGIGFTSGWGYGGEYFAGYLTEKALSIDNLFVFLLIMTGFAVPRKYQQKVLMIGIVIALIMRAGFIALGAALIENFSWVFYIFGALLFVLAYQQLKGDHGGNAADNMFVRIARRILPVHDDFVGDRFTTKIDGKRFVTPLLLCVIAIGFVDLVFALDSIPAIYGLTNEAYIVFTANAFALMGLRQLYFLIGGLLERLVYLSQGLAVILAFIGAKLVLHAMHVNELPFINGGEPMLWAPEIPIWFSLLFIGATITVATVASLAKTRGDKQKGDRKTVEGETVTRATEEKH, from the coding sequence GTGAACATCACCACGACCACCTGGCTCATCACGATCGCGGTCACCATCGCGTTCTTCGTCTACGAGTTCTTCACCCACGTGCGCAAGCCGCACGAGCCCACCATCGGCGAGTCCGCCCGCTGGTCGGCCTTCTACATCGGCCTCGCCCTGATCTTCGGCGTCGGCATCGGCTTCACCAGCGGCTGGGGCTACGGCGGCGAGTACTTCGCCGGCTACCTCACCGAGAAGGCCCTGTCGATCGACAACCTGTTCGTGTTCCTGCTGATCATGACCGGGTTCGCCGTGCCCCGGAAGTACCAGCAGAAGGTGCTGATGATCGGCATCGTCATCGCGCTGATCATGCGCGCCGGCTTCATCGCGCTCGGCGCCGCGCTCATCGAGAACTTCTCGTGGGTCTTCTACATCTTCGGCGCGCTCCTCTTCGTGCTCGCCTACCAGCAGCTCAAGGGCGACCACGGCGGCAACGCGGCGGACAACATGTTCGTGCGCATCGCCCGCCGGATCCTCCCCGTCCACGACGACTTCGTCGGCGACCGCTTCACCACGAAGATCGACGGCAAGCGCTTCGTCACCCCGCTGCTCCTCTGCGTCATCGCGATCGGCTTCGTCGACCTGGTGTTCGCGCTCGACTCGATCCCCGCGATCTACGGGCTCACGAACGAGGCGTACATCGTCTTCACCGCGAACGCGTTCGCGCTCATGGGCCTGCGCCAGCTGTACTTCCTCATCGGCGGCCTGCTCGAGCGCCTCGTGTACCTGTCGCAGGGCCTCGCGGTGATCCTCGCGTTCATCGGCGCGAAGCTCGTGCTGCACGCGATGCACGTCAATGAGCTGCCCTTCATCAACGGCGGCGAGCCGATGCTGTGGGCGCCCGAGATCCCGATCTGGTTCTCGCTCCTCTTCATCGGCGCCACCATCACGGTCGCCACCGTCGCGAGCCTCGCGAAGACCCGCGGCGACAAGCAGAAGGGCGACCGGAAGACGGTCGAGGGCGAGACGGTCACGCGCGCCACGGAGGAGAAGCACTAG
- a CDS encoding sensor histidine kinase: MSVPLRDRVAAAAGGMTLRRRLVLSVVGLLALASILIGAVSILALRAELMQQVDQQLEATAGRSQSFVDRDPDDYGSFPGAPPGGLGAFGQQVGTISATIVDGVVSGGYIADRSAAQGEPGGAGAVELTARQSEQLQSVPTDGVPRTVDLGGALGSYRLVGQTSSSGATIVTGLPTKPADDVVAQLILVIVVVAALTLALAAVLGAVIVRRALRPLDRVVDTATHVAALELDRGDVALEARVPASDTDERTEVGRVGAALNGLLGHVAAALSSRQASEAKVRRFVSDASHELRTPLASIRGYAELTRRGPHQLPEDVTHSLSRIESESVRMTTIVEDLLLLARLDEGRELESDPVDLTRILLDTAGDASAAGPDHDWDVDLPDRSVTVPGDDARLRQVVVNLLANARTHTPAGTRVVASLAVEGAGPDAHAVIRVSDDGPGIPPELQATLFERFVRGDGSRARSTGGTGLGLAIAQAIVAAHQGALWVESEPGRTVFGVRLPVERRAAEARAAAGAPAGSASDRWAPPSGAPVASRPGPRAAG; the protein is encoded by the coding sequence GTGAGCGTCCCGCTGCGGGATCGCGTGGCGGCCGCCGCGGGTGGCATGACCCTCCGCCGGCGGCTCGTCCTCAGCGTCGTGGGGCTGCTGGCGCTGGCGAGCATCCTCATCGGGGCGGTGAGCATCCTCGCGCTCCGGGCAGAGCTCATGCAGCAGGTCGACCAGCAGCTCGAGGCCACCGCGGGGCGCTCGCAGAGCTTCGTCGACCGGGATCCGGACGACTACGGCAGCTTCCCCGGGGCGCCTCCCGGCGGGCTCGGCGCGTTCGGCCAGCAGGTCGGCACGATCAGCGCGACCATCGTCGACGGCGTCGTCTCGGGCGGGTACATCGCCGACCGCTCCGCCGCCCAGGGCGAGCCCGGCGGCGCGGGTGCGGTCGAGCTGACCGCGCGCCAGAGCGAGCAGCTGCAGAGCGTCCCGACCGACGGGGTCCCGCGCACAGTCGACCTCGGCGGCGCGCTCGGCAGCTACCGTCTCGTCGGCCAGACCTCCTCGTCGGGCGCGACCATCGTCACCGGCCTGCCGACCAAGCCCGCCGACGACGTGGTCGCCCAGCTCATCCTGGTGATCGTGGTGGTCGCCGCCCTCACGCTCGCCCTGGCCGCGGTGCTCGGCGCCGTCATCGTGCGCCGTGCGCTGCGTCCGCTCGACCGGGTCGTCGACACGGCGACCCACGTCGCCGCGCTCGAGCTCGACCGCGGCGACGTGGCGCTCGAGGCGCGCGTGCCCGCATCCGACACCGACGAGCGCACCGAGGTCGGCCGCGTGGGCGCCGCGCTCAATGGCCTGCTCGGCCACGTCGCCGCGGCGCTGTCGTCGCGGCAGGCGAGCGAGGCCAAGGTGCGGCGGTTCGTGTCGGACGCGAGCCACGAGCTGCGCACGCCGCTCGCCTCCATCCGCGGCTACGCCGAGCTCACGCGTCGCGGGCCGCACCAGCTGCCCGAGGACGTGACGCACTCGCTGTCGCGCATCGAGTCGGAGTCCGTGCGCATGACCACGATCGTCGAGGACCTCCTGCTCCTCGCGCGCCTCGACGAGGGGCGCGAGCTGGAGTCGGATCCGGTCGACCTCACGCGCATCCTCCTCGACACGGCGGGCGACGCTAGCGCCGCCGGTCCGGACCACGACTGGGACGTCGACCTGCCCGACCGCTCCGTCACGGTCCCCGGCGACGACGCGCGGCTCCGCCAGGTGGTCGTCAACCTGCTCGCCAACGCCCGCACGCACACTCCGGCCGGCACGCGCGTCGTCGCGTCGCTCGCGGTCGAGGGCGCCGGGCCGGACGCGCACGCCGTCATCCGCGTGAGCGACGACGGGCCCGGCATCCCGCCCGAGCTGCAGGCCACGCTGTTCGAGCGCTTCGTGCGCGGCGACGGATCCCGCGCCCGCTCCACCGGCGGCACGGGCCTCGGCCTCGCGATCGCGCAGGCGATCGTCGCGGCGCACCAGGGCGCGCTGTGGGTGGAGTCGGAGCCGGGCCGCACGGTCTTCGGCGTGCGGCTGCCGGTCGAGCGGCGCGCCGCGGAGGCGCGGGCCGCGGCCGGTGCGCCGGCCGGCTCCGCATCCGACCGCTGGGCGCCGCCGTCGGGTGCGCCCGTCGCGAGCCGGCCGGGACCGCGCGCGGCCGGCTGA
- the radA gene encoding DNA repair protein RadA: protein MARTHSTYRCSECGWTTPKWVGQCAECRSWNTVAEVSQTPAAAGRVTTLTPAGSSQARSIMHVGTASASHMPSGVGELDRVLGGGIVPGAAILMSGEPGVGKSTLLLEVAARAAAKGAKVLYVTAEESVAQVRMRAERTGGLQESLLIAAETDLGTILGHIEQVAPDLLIVDSVQTVSSSTSDGLPGHPGQVREVAVTLIRVCKERDLPLLLVGHVTKDGSIAGPRLLEHLVDVVCQFEGDRQTSLRFIRALKNRFGPTDEVGCFEMAGDGIVEVPDPSGMFLSRGIHSVSGTCVTVAMEGRRALPVEVQALVVDTKAPQPRRVVNGVDASRVAMLLAVLEKRANVRLSDRDVYVSTVGGVRLTEPAADLAIAVALVSAVNGKAMPHDLAAFGEISLAGEIRGVTSAPQRAAEARRLGFTQIVDAEWGPLFSALGRAFSLAKSEREKELDEAF, encoded by the coding sequence ATGGCCCGCACCCACTCCACGTACCGCTGCTCGGAGTGCGGGTGGACGACCCCGAAGTGGGTGGGACAGTGCGCCGAGTGCCGGAGCTGGAACACCGTCGCCGAGGTGTCGCAGACGCCCGCGGCTGCCGGTCGGGTCACCACGCTCACGCCCGCGGGATCCAGCCAGGCGCGCTCGATCATGCACGTCGGCACCGCGTCCGCCAGCCACATGCCGAGCGGCGTCGGCGAGCTCGACCGGGTGCTCGGCGGCGGCATCGTGCCCGGCGCCGCCATCCTCATGAGCGGCGAGCCCGGCGTCGGCAAGTCCACGCTGCTGCTCGAGGTCGCGGCCCGCGCCGCCGCGAAGGGCGCGAAGGTCCTCTACGTCACGGCCGAGGAGTCCGTCGCGCAGGTGCGCATGCGCGCCGAGCGCACGGGCGGGCTGCAGGAGTCGCTCCTGATCGCGGCCGAGACCGACCTCGGCACGATCCTCGGCCACATCGAGCAGGTCGCCCCCGACCTCCTCATCGTCGACTCCGTGCAGACCGTCTCCAGCAGCACGTCCGACGGCCTGCCCGGCCACCCCGGCCAGGTGCGCGAGGTCGCCGTCACCCTCATCCGCGTCTGCAAGGAGCGCGACCTGCCGCTCCTGCTCGTCGGCCACGTCACGAAGGACGGATCCATCGCCGGCCCACGGCTCCTCGAGCACCTCGTCGACGTGGTCTGCCAGTTCGAGGGCGACCGGCAGACGTCGCTGCGCTTCATCCGCGCGCTCAAGAACCGCTTCGGGCCCACCGACGAGGTCGGCTGCTTCGAGATGGCGGGCGACGGCATCGTCGAGGTGCCGGATCCCAGCGGCATGTTCCTCTCGCGCGGCATCCACTCGGTCTCCGGCACGTGCGTCACCGTCGCGATGGAGGGCCGCCGCGCCCTGCCCGTGGAGGTGCAGGCGCTCGTCGTCGACACCAAGGCACCGCAGCCGCGCCGGGTGGTCAACGGGGTCGATGCCTCCCGCGTCGCGATGCTCCTCGCCGTGCTCGAGAAGCGCGCCAACGTGCGGCTCTCGGATCGCGACGTCTACGTCTCCACCGTCGGCGGCGTGCGGCTCACCGAGCCCGCGGCGGATCTCGCCATCGCCGTCGCGCTCGTCTCCGCCGTCAACGGCAAGGCCATGCCGCACGACCTCGCGGCGTTCGGCGAGATCAGCCTCGCGGGCGAGATCCGCGGCGTCACGTCCGCCCCGCAGCGCGCGGCGGAGGCCCGACGTCTCGGCTTCACGCAGATCGTCGACGCCGAGTGGGGGCCGCTGTTCTCCGCGCTCGGCCGCGCGTTCTCCCTCGCGAAGAGCGAGCGGGAGAAGGAGCTCGACGAGGCGTTCTGA
- a CDS encoding TolB family protein produces MTLRDGQLARLLVVDVETGAERMVAESAVLHIEAPNWTPDGRWLVVNAEGGLWRLPAPDAEEPDPDLPEPAVDFQAVDLGGVPPINNDHVMSPDGAHVYVSGRDGHLYDVLWNDGAGGQGRRITADRDPALGFKNYLHGVSPDGSMLSVIGGQVDARGEWTTNIHLVPVDGGPTTQLTDDGFPDDGAEFSPDGGWLYFNSERGSDLPGHAQLFTMRTDGSDTHQFTSDERVNWFPHPSPDGEHIVYLSFPPGTLGHPADRDVILRVIDRQSHRTRDLASFPGGQGTINVTSWAPDSRRFAYVAYPFEAPSLT; encoded by the coding sequence GTGACGCTGCGCGACGGCCAGCTGGCCCGCCTCCTCGTCGTCGACGTGGAGACGGGCGCCGAGCGCATGGTCGCCGAGTCGGCCGTGCTGCACATCGAGGCGCCGAACTGGACGCCCGACGGCCGCTGGCTCGTCGTGAACGCGGAGGGCGGGCTGTGGCGGCTGCCCGCGCCCGATGCGGAGGAGCCGGATCCCGACCTCCCCGAGCCCGCCGTCGACTTCCAGGCGGTCGACCTCGGCGGCGTCCCGCCCATCAACAACGACCACGTCATGTCGCCCGACGGCGCGCACGTGTACGTCTCCGGCCGCGACGGCCACCTCTACGACGTGCTCTGGAACGACGGCGCGGGCGGCCAGGGGCGGCGGATCACGGCCGACCGGGATCCGGCGCTCGGCTTCAAGAACTACCTGCACGGCGTCTCGCCCGACGGCTCGATGCTCAGCGTCATCGGCGGCCAGGTCGACGCGCGCGGCGAGTGGACCACGAACATCCACCTCGTGCCCGTCGACGGCGGCCCCACCACGCAGCTCACCGACGACGGCTTCCCGGACGACGGCGCCGAGTTCTCGCCCGACGGCGGCTGGCTCTACTTCAACTCCGAGCGCGGATCCGACCTGCCGGGCCACGCGCAGCTGTTCACGATGCGCACCGACGGCTCCGACACGCACCAGTTCACCTCCGACGAGCGCGTCAACTGGTTCCCGCACCCGTCGCCCGACGGCGAGCACATCGTCTACCTGTCCTTCCCGCCCGGGACGCTCGGCCACCCGGCCGACCGCGACGTGATCCTCCGCGTCATCGACCGGCAGAGCCACCGCACGCGCGACCTCGCGTCCTTCCCCGGCGGCCAGGGCACCATCAACGTCACCAGCTGGGCGCCCGACTCGCGCCGGTTCGCGTACGTCGCCTACCCGTTCGAGGCGCCGAGCCTGACCTGA